A genomic window from Sulfurospirillum diekertiae includes:
- a CDS encoding RrF2 family transcriptional regulator, which yields MLLTKASEYALLSLIIISQKNSPQDVDTLSNQLGISKSFLAKILQALAKENILSSFKGAHGGFMLAQKPENLTLKVIVECAEKKQTMVFECSPSTQKCPGGKGTYCRVWPILNKLQTKIDLFLDNMTLKDIIEI from the coding sequence ATGTTATTAACTAAAGCGAGTGAGTATGCACTGCTATCATTGATTATTATTTCTCAAAAGAATAGCCCACAAGATGTTGATACCCTCTCCAATCAACTCGGTATTTCCAAGAGCTTTTTAGCTAAAATCCTTCAAGCGCTTGCAAAAGAAAACATTCTCAGCTCTTTTAAAGGTGCTCATGGTGGTTTTATGCTTGCACAAAAGCCAGAAAACCTCACACTCAAAGTGATCGTCGAATGTGCTGAAAAAAAGCAAACGATGGTTTTTGAATGTTCTCCTTCAACACAAAAATGCCCTGGTGGCAAAGGGACATACTGTCGTGTTTGGCCAATTCTTAATAAGCTACAAACGAAAATTGATCTATTTTTGGATAATATGACACTTAAAGATATTATTGAAATTTAA